In Dysidea avara chromosome 3, odDysAvar1.4, whole genome shotgun sequence, a single window of DNA contains:
- the LOC136251839 gene encoding NLR family CARD domain-containing protein 3-like: MQLKHFGLCNSSFQNGDGIVLTKALQCISNLHRLTFKKTNITAEFADSIGTILSVNTHLQHLDLDGNDLQGSGAIAISRSLQNVSMITSLHMNDNNISEDAADDIAYTISSHSCTKLQELGLSRNKLQTAGIIKIMKALQRVSTLVKLWIDNNNITEEATGSIAAALSHNVNVQEFVIGGNNIRTEGAMLIAKALRGNSELVRFCIDNNNITDKAAVEVAAVLSNNTALQELSIYENGFQSTGAVTIFKALHSMSSLIMLDISNNEIDDEASNDIAVVLHNNRGLQQVNIGGNGFQTMGANRISKALHCITALLVLDVNYNEIDSEAADDLAAALLHNAQLQELNIGGNDFQTAGIIKIAEALQNTTTLRVLDISNNNVTEEAADSIAVVVSRNTLLQVLNISGNEFQTLGIVKVLNALQRCLLLAIIDISNNSITDDAADDLVALLCCCSQLQELYINDNDLCTEGLLKIVKCIQNVSVLTLLDFNHNHLTDEVESCMVSKLTDKKHLHVFNLLESAVKMKILNSINNVSKITGESGWSDNRQIFPGKWKTRQMLMQSWDAELLLKKFVPYMYSQIKSVQLLPKDDTIHRKRKFSSVKVVVVGDDSVGKSCFITHYVTEKCDLFQHATIGSNIMMKMINHNGIVSKLQIWDTSGCQRYNALLDGYIQQTRGIFVLFDFTNWTSFVNVQKFWINKGPSDCYKVLVGYKCDLVHLRQVPEKKIVEFSNLHNLKYFETSARTGININEAFLAIYKSIISMS, translated from the exons ATGCAGCTAAAACATTTTGGTCTTTGTAATAGCAGTTTTCAAAATGGTGATGGTATTGTGTTAACAAAGGCTTTACAGTGTATATCAAATTTGCACAGACTGACTTTTAAAAAGACCAACATTACTGCAGAATTTGCTGATAGTATAGGAACAATCTTGTCAGTCAATACTCATCTACAACATCTTGATCTCGATGGAAATGATCTTCAAGGATCAGGTGCTATAGCAATTAGTAGAAGTCTACAGAATGTTTCAATGATAACCAGCCTACATATGAATGACAACAACATCAGTGAAGatgcagcagatgatatagctTACACTATATCCAGTCACTCTTGTACAAAACTACAAGAGCTTGGTTTAAGTAGAAACAAACTACAGACAGCAGGAATTATAAAGATTATGAAGGCTTTGCAGAGAGTATCAACATTAGTAAAGCTTTGGATTGATAACAACAATATCACAGAGGAAGCAACAGGCAGTATAGCAGCTGCTTTATCACATAATGTCAATGTGCAAGAATTTGTGATAGGTGGAAATAATATTCGAACTGAGGGTGCTATGCTTATTGCAAAAGCTTTACGTGGAAATTCAGAATTGGTAAGATTTTGCATTGATAACAACAACATAACAGACAAAGCTGCAGTTGAAGTAGCAGCTGTTTTATCTAATAATACTGCACTGCAAGAACTTAGTATCTATGAGAATGGTTTTCAATCTACAGGTGCTGTTACAATTTTTAAAGCATTGCATAGTATGTCTTCTTTAATAATGCTAGATATTAGCAATAATGAGATTGATGATGAAGCATCGAATGATATAGCTGTGGTTTTGCATAATAATAGGGGACTGCAACAGGTCAACATTGGTGGAAATGGTTTCCAAACTATGGGAGCTAATAGAATTTCCAAAGCTCTGCACTGCATCACAGCACTACTAGTGTTGGATGTTAATTACAATGAAATTgatagtgaagcagcagatgatttAGCAGCTGCTCTGCTGCATAATGCTCAATTACAAGAGCTTAATATTGGTGGGAATGATTTTCAAACTGCAGGCATAATCAAAATAGCTGAAGCTTTGCAAAATACTACGACACTGAGAGTCTTAGATATTAGTAATAACAATGTTACAGAAGAAGCAGCTGATAGTATAGCAGTTGTGGTGTCTCGTAATACTCTATTGCAAGTGCTTAATATTTCTGGGAATGAGTTTCAAACACTGGGAATCGTAAAGGTCCTCAATGCTCTGCAGAGATGTTTATTGTTGGCGATAATAGATATCAGCAATAATAGTATCACTGATGATGCTGCAGATGATTTAGTAGCGTTGTTGTGTTGCTGCAGTCAGTTACAAGAATTGTATATCAATGACAACGATTTATGTACAGAAGGCTtgttaaaaattgtaaaatgtaTTCAAAACGTATCAGTGTTGACACTGCTGGATTTCAATCATAATCATCTTACTGATGAAGTTGAAAGTTGTATGGTGTCAAAGTTAACTGATAAAAAGCACTTACATGTATTCAATTTATTGGAAAGTGCAGTTAAAATGAAGATTTTGAACAGTATTAATAATGTATCAAAGATAACAGGAGAAAGTGGTTGGAGTGATAATAGGCAAATCTTCCCTGGGAAATGGAAAACTAGACAAATGCTAATGCAGTCATGGGATGCTGAACTGTTACTCAAAAAATTTGTGCCCTACATGTATTCTCAAATTAAATCAGTGCAGCTTTTACCAAAAGATGACA CAATACACAGAAAAAGAAAATTTTCCTCTGTTAAAGTGGTAGTGGTTGGTGATGACAGTGTTGGAAAATCTTGCTTTATTACTCATTATGTGACAGAAAAGTGTGATCTATTTCAACATGCAACAATTGGTAGCAACATAATGATGAAAATGATAAATCACAATGGAATTGTTTCAAAGCTCCAG ATATGGGACACAAGCGGATGTCAGCGTTATAATGCATTATTAGATGGCTATATTCAGCAGACCAGAGGAatatttgttttatttgacTTTACAAATTGGACATCATTTGTTAACGTGCAGAAATTTTG
- the LOC136248414 gene encoding NACHT, LRR and PYD domains-containing protein 12-like, translated as MTESVLNSHADVEHDRYAGATKNISDIFVPVISAGGSIKDPNLILIEGAPGIGKTVLAKEIAFQWANNKLLSSKKFLFLIFLRECNVNRIVSVESFVQYAVKSSTSEMITCVAKHLSQTDGEDLAIVFDGYDEISEEVKMQSFVADIIHRRVFFKSCLVITSHPTASSHLHSLVDCRVEIVGFTEEDRLDYVRTAFQGMEDKIKALQLYLQSNPTINALCYIPLNMTILLCLADGDMDTLPKTQTDMYRKFIEMSVYHFIKKLSGGNSPVLTDLAKLPPPHNQVFNEMAKLAYKALKVDKIVFTLHEIEADCSNLTITQSNWNGLGLLKAVRYFNIQTGGEDVTFHFLHFSVQEYMAAYHISTLPDKKQIKILSKSFWRHRYYNTWIMYVGITDASSFALRHFLSGNRFQFFTKLSKNTTVSNKLLNNKIKCLYLFQCLVETSNKDMINSVGKFFQGDVIDLSNQTLLPNDLNTLGFFLITSLKKDWEYLNLSKCSVGSVFGD; from the exons ATGACTGAGTCTGTTTTGAATTCACATGCTGATGTTGAGCATGATAGATATGCTGGAGCAACCAAAAACATATCAGATATTTTTGTACCTGTTATATCTGCTGGTGGGTCTATCAAAGATCCTAATCTAATACTTATAGAAGGTGCACCTGGAATAGGTAAAACTGTTCTAGCAAAAGAAATTGCTTTTCAATGGgctaataataaattattgaGTAGTAAAAAGTTTCTTTTCTTGATTTTCTTACGTGAATGTAATGTCAATAGAATAGTATCAGTTGAAAGTTTTGTACAGTATGCAGTTAAAAGCAGTACTAGTGAAATGATCACTTGTGTTGCAAAGCATCTCTCTCAAACTGATGGTGAAGATCTTGCTATTGTTTTTGATGGATATGATGAAATATCTGAAGAAGTCAAAATGCAGTCCTTTGTTGCAGATATAATCCATCGCAGAGTTTTTTTCAAGAGTTGTTTGGTGATCACTTCTCATCCTACAGCTTCATCACATCTACATAGTCTTGTAGACTGTAGGGTAGAAATAGTTGGCTTCACTGAGGAAGACAGACTTGATTATGTTCGAACTGCTTTCCAAGGTATGGAGGACAAAATTAAGGCACTTCAGCTTTATTTACAGTCCAATCCTACAATTAATGCACTCTGTTATATTCCTTTAAACATGACCATATTACTATGCCTTGCTGATGGTGATATGGACACGTTACCCAAAACTCAGACAGACATGTATAGAAAATTCATTGAAATGTCAGTTTATCACTTCATTAAGAAACTAAGTGGAGGTAACAGTCCTGTTTTAACTGATTTGGCCAAGTTGCCTCCTCCACATAATCAAGTGTTTAATGAAATGGCAAAACTAGCTTATAAGGCTTTAAAAGTTGACAAAATAGTGTTTACGTTGCATGAAATTGAGGCAGATTGTTCTAACTTGACCATAACTCAAAGTAACTGGAATGGCCTTGGATTGTTAAAAGCAGTTCGATATTTTAATATTCAGACTGGTGGTGAAGATGTAACGTTTCATTTTCTTCACTTCTCAGTTCAAGAATACATGGCAGCTTATCATATTTCAACATTACCGGATAAAAAGCAAATCAAAATTCTCAGCAAAAGTTTTTGGAGGCATCGTTATTACAACACTTGGATAATGTATGTTGGTATCACTGATGCAAGCTCTTTTGCATTGAGGCATTTTCTTTCGGGAAACAGGTTTCAATTTTTCACTAAATTATCAAAGAACACAACTGTATCTAATAAGCTGTTAAATAACAAGATCAAGTGCCTCTATCTGTTTCAATGTCTTGTTGAAACTAGCAATAAAGACATGATTAATTCTGTTGGAAAATTTTTTCAAGGAGATGTTATTGATCTTAGCAACCAGACCCTCTTGCCCAATGATCTCAATACTCTGGGATTCTTTTTAATAACATCTTTGAAGAAGGATTGGGAATATCTTAACTTGTCAAAGTGTAGTGTTGGAAGT GTATTTGGTGATTGA